One window of the Bubalus kerabau isolate K-KA32 ecotype Philippines breed swamp buffalo chromosome 9, PCC_UOA_SB_1v2, whole genome shotgun sequence genome contains the following:
- the GINM1 gene encoding glycoprotein integral membrane protein 1, which yields MEGAPRAPLALRLLFFAALPATGWLTTGTLEPPLLPPAPKDSIRVNVTTLEDGEVPKEQVVLNITYESGQVYVNDFPVNSGVTRISCQTLIVKNENLENLEEKEYFGIVSVRILVHEWPMTSGSSLQLIVIQEEVVEIDGKQAQQKDVTEIDILVKNQGIVRRSNYTLPLEESMLYSISRDSDILFTLPNLSKKGESVSSLQTTSQYLIRNVETTVNEALPGKLPETPLRAEPPSSYKVMCQWMEKFRKDLCRFWSSIFPIFFMFLNVMVVGIIGAVIVITILKVLFPVCEYKGVLQLDKVNVIPLTAVNLYPDGPEKTAENPGDKTCV from the exons ATGGAGGGTGCTCCGCGGGCGCCCCTCGCTCTCCGGCTGCTCTTCTTCGCGGCCCTGCCAGCCACCGGGTGGCTGACGACCGGCACCCTTGAGCCGCCGCTCCTGCCGCCAGCCCCGAAG GACAGCATCAGAGTTAATGTAACTACCCTGGAGGATGGGGAGGTGCCTAAAGAGCAG GTTGTTCTTAACATAACCTATGAGAGTGGACAGGTATATGTAAATGACTTCCCTGTAAATAGTGGTGTAACCCGAATAAGCTGTCAGACTTTGATAG tgaagaatgaaaatctggaaaacttggaggaaaaagaatattttggaaTTGTCAGTGTAAGGATTTTAGTTCATGAGTGGCCTATGACATCTGGTTCCAGTTTGCAACTGATTGTCATTCAAGAAGAGGTAGTAGAGATAGATGGAAAACAG GCTCAACAAAAGGATGTTACTGAAATTGATATTTTAGTTAAGAATCAGGGAATAGTCAGACGTTCAAACTACACCCTGCCTTTAGAAGAAAGCATGCTCTATTCGATTTCCCGAGACAGTGACATTCTATTCACCCTTCCCAACCTCTCCAAAAAAG GAGAGAGCGTTAGTTCATTGCAGACCACCAGCCAGTATCTTATCAGGAATGTGGAAACCACTGTAAATGAAGCTCTACCTGGCAAATTACCTGAAACTCCTCTCAGAGCTGAGCCTCCATCTTCATATAAG gtgatgTGTCAGTGGATGGAAAAGTTCAGAAAAGATCTATGCAGGTTCTGGAGCAGTATTTTCCCGATATTCTTTATGTTTTTGAATGTCATGGTGGTTGGAATTATAGGAGCAGTTATAGTAATAACCATCTTAAAGGTGCTTTTCCCAGTTTGTGAATACAA agGAGTTCTGCAGTTGGATAAAGTCAATGTTATACCTCTCACAGCTGTCAACTTATATCCAGATGGACCTGAGAAAACAGCAGAAAACCCTGGAGATAAAACGTGTGTTTAG